Proteins from a single region of Festucalex cinctus isolate MCC-2025b chromosome 19, RoL_Fcin_1.0, whole genome shotgun sequence:
- the mcm3ap gene encoding germinal-center associated nuclear protein isoform X1 produces MNPSNPFGSPQGGGFQATSNTNTNLFQSFGQQTPSSLPQNVNIFQSSAFGLPSASKLSGTTMFGQSPSFGQQSSQSSALPSLTPAFSQPTVGASNSGFGSSTGPVFGSVTGSSQSSAFGQTPAFGQQSAFGQVTSFGRSSGFGQKLPSFGQQATGFGNTQPVSGATASLAPPKQIAFGQSAFVQPHITTAASSAFGAAQTQSRGFGSGFNFKPASEVLFKPIYSGSPEAANPQTTSLSSLPFGSTTEKTSSSTAGSSSTITGFSGSLGFNFSQPTAAPSLPVQNNPLTTVNNSGLQFTFSQPAAHTSSNTNAPITQPKTPSTFSFSPKTLQPQTPQLFGGTGIVQPSAFSDNKCKAEPTLDNKTTQEGDTNVFAQFRKGVKRKEEPAASVSGVVPEAIAEDNVTETVSPRQAPKRALVRSRPPAGLFSRALSGLRKAAAHEVRQEPKEPLQVKPQREELLSEHPQVLHEHLSATTSAVQTLSPEGPEKAQQSDSAYPQPLMAQTKTPTRTGARSDSLDSLSGTSPTDCTAIQCRNLPPALNKREIILKHFSRFGKVCKVICRPPKNMAFVHFNNHASAAKAKKKGKVLHQQELLLLWQRKKQSPGDKSRRPDARKEMDAVKNQDDANFKASSSPLKRSVLGSTFNRSSPAKKPPPLMSIPLLIDPELQKEKVIATQSANCLVPLIGVVAETSEDRYRLLEQRDKLLRQGRPKSLDMDLSKVFVGTCPDMCPEKERYMRETRNQLSIYEVLPNTEMVDHAAAIKEYSRSSADQEEPLPHELRPLPVLSMTMDYLVTHIMDQGHDNLRDWYDFVWNRTRGIRKDITQQRLCCPHTVSLIEKCTRFHLHCAHHLCEEPMSVFDVKINNENLTKCLQSLKEMYQDLKDRQIYCPREAEFRQYSVLLKLNDGDILREVQQFHDEVRNSPEVHFAVQAFAALNSNNFVRFFKLVKKASYLASCLLHRYFNQVRAKALKTLNVAHTVGPRSTAFPTDDIVRMLMFCSAKEATDFIQQYSLNVGEGVVDLSRIAYQEPEFLSQKKSQLIQAKKTALTGEVVNGGPLPNAPQHKPVCTFDSHNKYRGEGPLAEPAPNPFKAIAAKMEVKAPPSVQLQTQVLPARYPDIPNVFGLRPAVPEKSSDPFQSSTVQAKAPQLLQPLLQPPPAKAPSPAPPPQPVFSDEDIMAEVDSLIDEMVETSAREVAANGASYVTTALVESSVQTESVLNEVLGELLQELSSTEIQLEQERVAEEKRKIEEARQKQEHKDFLAKFRLSLFTEIMREVLNESIKETANTVFQQAVDERARRVAKSSLEVCTSLIEETLTADIALLVEEILDAALRRARKYIKRWRDVVAVRRQLKRQMRGFPAAPCFVDPRFKLKALAPSAPFEQSIEDLTRGMVNLGNAGRLSISSTRVFKMRHLAVHQMRVQHYYRKLLDELVWAPLDMPALVMEHLHNPPDRIFWKAILLLPSDHESVASLADRILSDWLEAKFAGSQGWKLMEEERDGALQTLQLSNTIRENGHRNHKVHISIKVSRGPLTADGLSKMEECSELQGAGALIMLLPALPFSEADRDEQDVPLLSALLQLKQLQQASTWHCPLPLVVLVPGPERDTCSTHKLEEELMLPMLVKDGLISEYTLLFIAETTNDTQGSKQLSCAIRWLLPRAPPHIPLSCHTLMQLVETSLSCEFGRRVSAHCRERAAAGLPPQDPAPVVQLYNAVISHVAAKVSSEELSEISWPPGEFCLPDNAKFVPHLGWNTGPHLAWLREAVLSLKLPQWRQLSTSDTWSELCAAIHRYVDQIQATRSGQPLITSRLENLLERVRLKGRHGRSMNLWEETCVACSRVPWVDVIVICIEHKLKDWQLPGPPVCQDAMTEDGEILVYYLSESLKGFQPPEEWIKAVRMTHREKQRDDKGTSSPTCTTPHNLTIKQNLFPSVLEPLEAQEAPLDISHTPTAVEVLSHKVFQTLEEEKAETKRSTEQLQRWLEGGDCVHWSTPLLLPSSILLSMPVFGRHRHSAKPCDALFTKEAQSPEPLQKDERSQRSRLSLTERLRDLQQRIEASQEEEMACKLKLSAMISIVDD; encoded by the exons ATGAATCCATCTAACCCATTTGGGAGCCCACAAGGTGGAGGTTTCCAAGCGACGAGCAACACTAACACTAATTTATTCCAGTCATTTGGACAGCAAACCCCCAGCAGTCTGCctcagaatgtcaacatttttcagtcatcagCTTTTGGTCTACCATCGGCCTCAAAACTTTCCGGGACTACTATGTTTGGACAGAGCCCTTCATTTGGGCAACAATCGTCACAAAGCTCAGCGCTCCCCAGCCTGACTCCAGCTTTTAGCCAGCCTACGGTGGGAGCAAGCAACTCTGGCTTTGGGAGCAGTACTGGACCAGTTTTTGGATCTGTTACTGGATCAAGCCAGAGTTCAGCTTTTGGACAGACACCTGCATTTGGACAGCAGTCGGCGTTTGGTCAAGTCACAAGTTTTGGACGGTCTTCAGGTTTTGGACAAAAGCTCCCAAGCTTTGGCCAGCAGGCCACAGGATTTGGAAACACCCAACCAGTCTCTGGCGCTACAGCTTCATTAGCGCCCCCTAAGCAGATAGCTTTTGGACAGTCTGCATTTGTCCAACCACATATTACTACGGCAGCAAGTAGTGCGTTTGGTGCCGCTCAGACGCAGAGCAGAGGATTTGGATCTGGATTCAATTTCAAGCCAGCCAGTGAAGTACTTTTCAAACCCATCTATAGTGGCAGTCCTGAAGCCGCTAACCCTCAAACTACGTCACTGTCCAGCTTACCTTTTGGCAGCACCACGGAAAAGACAAGTTCCAGCACCGCTGGTAGTAGCAGCACCATCACTGGCTTCTCTGGGTCTCTGGGCTTCAATTTCTCTCAACCCACTGCTGCTCCATCCCTTCCAGTCCAAAACAACCCTTTAACAACCGTCAATAACAGCGGTCTGCAGTTCACCTTTTCCCAGCCTGCTGCACACACTAGTTCCAACACCAATGCACCCATCACCCAGCCTAAAACACCATCCACTTTTAGTTTTTCACCCAAAACCCTCCAACCCCAGACGCCACAACTTTTCGGAGGAACTGGTATCGTTCAACCCTCCGCTTTCAGCGACAATAAATGTAAAGCAGAGCCaactttggacaataaaacgaCTCAGGAAGGTGACACAaacgtatttgcacaatttagaaAAGGTGTGAAACGTAAAGAAGAGCCAGCAGCAAGTGTGTCCGGCGTCGTGCCAGAAGCTATTGCAGAGGACAACGTAACAGAAACGGTGTCACCGAGACAGGCCCCAAAAAGGGCTCTGGTGAGGTCTCGTCCCCCTGCAGGGCTGTTCAGCAGAGCGCTAAGTGGACTGCGAAAAGCTGCGGCCCATGAAGTTAGACAGGAGCCAAAAGAACCTCTGCAAGTGAAACCACAGCGAGAGGAGTTGTTGAGCGAACATCCACAGGTACTGCATGAACACCTGAGTGCAACCACATCTGCGGTCCAAACTCTCAGTCCCGAGGGACCGGAAAAGGCTCAACAGTCAG ATTCAGCATACCCCCAACCACTGATGGCCCAAACCAAGACGCCGACAAGAACCGGCGCGCGGAGCGACAGCTTGGACAGCCTCAGCGGGACGTCCCCCACTGACTGCACTGCCATCCAGTGCAGGAATCTGCCCCCGGCCCTCAACAAAAGGGAAATCATTCTGAAGCATTTTTCTCGCTTCGGCAAAGTCTGCAAGGTCATCTGCCGGCCTCCGAAGAACATGGCCTTCGTGCATTTCAACAACCAC GCGTCCGCCGCAAAGGCAAAGAAGAAAGGGAAAGTCTTGCATCAGCAGGAACTCCTCCTTTTGTGGCAGCGAAAGAAGCAAA GTCCAGGTGATAAAAGCAGAAGACCTGACGCCAGGAAAGAGATGGATGCGGTAAAAAACCAGGACGATGCAAATTTCAAGGCTTCGTCGTCGCCTCTAAAGCGATCTGTACTCGGCAGCACCTTCAACCGCAG CTCACCAGCGAAGAAGCCGCCGCCGCTGATGTCCATACCTCTCCTGATAGACCCAGAACTTCAGAAGGAGAAGGTCATAGCAACTCAAAGCGCCAATTGTCTCGTCCCCCTCATCGGCGTTGTGGCTGAGACGTCAGAGGACAGGTATCGACTTCTGGAGCAGAGGGACAAACTTCTACGGCAAG GTCGacccaaaagtttggacatggACCTCTCGAAGGTTTTCGTCGGAACGTGTCCAGACATGTGTCCAGAGAAGGAGAGATACATGAGAGAAACAAGAAATCAGCTCAGCATTTATGAAGTCCTCCCTAACACAGAGATG GTGGATCACGCAGCGGCCATCAAAGAGTACAGTCGTTCGTCAGCTGACCAGGAAGAGCCCCTCCCTCATGAGTTACGCCCCTTGCCAGTACTCAGCATGACCATGGACTATCTGGTCACTCACATCATGGATCAGGGTCATGACAACTTACGGGATTGGTACGATTTTGTCTGGAACAGGACCCGGGGGATCCGAAAG GACATCACCCAGCAGCGTCTGTGCTGCCCACACACGGTCTCACTCATCGAGAAGTGCACACGCTTCCACTTGCACTGTGCCCACCATCTGTGCGAAGAGCCAATGTCCGTTTTTGACGTCAAGATCAACAACGAGAACTTGACCAAGTGCCTGCAGAGCCTGAAAGAAATGTACCAGGACCTGAAAGACCGTCAGATCTACTGCCCCCGCGAGGCCGAGTTCCGCCAGTACAGCGTCCTGCTGAAGCTCAATGATGGGGACATCCTACG TGAGGTCCAGCAGTTCCACGATGAAGTGCGCAACTCCCCCGAAGTGCATTTTGCAGTGCAGGCATTTGCCGCACTGAACAGCAACAACTTTGTGCGTTTCTTCAAGTTGGTGAAAAAAGCATCTTACCTGGCTAGTTGCCTCCTCCACAGATATTTCAATCAg GTCAGAGCCAAAGCATTAAAAACCCTGAACGTCGCTCACACCGTGGGCCCACGCTCAACTGCTTTCCCAACGGACGACATCGTTCGGATGTTGATGTTCTGCAGTGCGAAAGAAGCCACCGACTTCATCCAGCAGTACAGCCTCAACGTCGGCGAGGG CGTGGTCGATTTGAGTCGGATCGCCTATCAGGAACCGGAGTTTCTATCCCAGAAGAAGTCGCAGCTCATTCAAGCGAAAAAAACGGCGCTCACTGGGGAAGTTGTGAATGGAGGCCCCCTCCCCAATGCTCCTCAGCATAAACCCGTCTGCACCTTTGACTCCCACAACAAGTACAGAGGAGAAGGCCCTCTGGCTGAGCCGGCACCCAATCCATTTAAAG caattgcAGCCAAAATGGAGGTTAAGGCCCCGCCCAGCGTCCAGTTGCAAACACAGGTTTTGCCAGCCAGGTATCCTGACATCCCCAATGTTTTTGGTCTGAGACCGGCCGTTCCAGAAAAATCCAGCGATCCCTTTCAAAGTTCAACCGTCCAAGCCAAAGCCCCGCAACTGCTCCAACCTCTGCTGCAGCCTCCACCCGCCAAAGCGCCGTCACCTGCGCCGCCACCTCAGCCAGTGTTCAGCGATGag GACATTATGGCTGAAGTGGACAGTTTGATTGATGAAATGGTGGAGACATCTGCCAGAGAGGTCGCTGCTAATGGAGCCAGTTACGTCACAACAGCTCTTGT CGAGAGCAGTGTCCAGACAGAATCCGTCCTAAATGAGGTTTTAGGAGAACTGCTCCAAGAATTGTCTTCTACCGAGATCCAGCTCGAACAAGAGCGTGTCGCTGAAGAGAAACGCAAGATCGAGGAAGCAAG GCAAAAACAGGAGCACAAAGACTTTTTGGCCAAGTTCAGATTGTCTTTGTTCACAGAGATCATGCGGGAAGTGTTAAATGAGAGTATCAAGGAGACTGCCAATACAGTTTTCCA GCAAGCAGTGGACGAGAGAGCACGTCGTGTTGCTAAATCTTCTCTGGAGGTCTGCACTAGTCTAATTGAGGAAACGTTGACGGCAGACATCGCTCTGCTGGTGGAAGAAATCCTCGATGCTGCGTTGCGGCGTGCTCGCAAGTACATCAAaag GTGGCGTGACGTGGTCGCAGTGCGCCGGCAGCTGAAGCGACAGATGCGAGGCTTCCCGGCGGCTCCTTGCTTCGTGGACCCTCGCTTCAAATTGAAGGCGCTGGCTCCGAGCGCGCCGTTCGAGCAGTCCATAGAGGATCTGACTCGTGGGATGGTCAACTTGGGAAATGCGGGAAGGTTATCGATTTCCAGCACCAG ggtgttCAAAATGAGACATTTGGCTGTACACCAAATGAGAGTCCAGCACTACTATCGGAAACTTCTGGA CGAGTTAGTGTGGGCGCCACTCGACATGCCAGCACTGGTGATGGAACATCTCCATAACCCACCTGATAGAATCTTCTGGAAAGCCATTTTGTTGCTACCCAGTGATCACGAGAGTGTAGCCAGCCTGGCAGACAG GATTCTGTCCGATTGGCTCGAAGCGAAATTTGCCGGCAGCCAAGGTTGGAAGTTGATGGAGGAAGAGCGCGATGGCGCCCTGCAGACTCTCCAGCTGTCCAACACAATCAGAGAGAACGGACATCGTAACCATAAAGTTCATATCAGCATCAAA GTGTCCAGAGGTCCGCTGACCGCCGACGGCTTATCCAAAATGGAGGAGTGCAGTGAGCTGCAGGGGGCGGGCGCGCTCATCATGTTGCTTCCCGCGCTGCCCTTCTCGGAGGCCGATCGCGACGAGCAGGACGTCCCTCTTCTTTCGGCCCTGCTTCAGCTCAAACAGTTGCAGCAAGCCAGCACCTGGCACTGCCCGCTGCCGCTGGTGGTTCTGGTGCCCGGGCCGGAGCGCGACACCTGCAGCACACACAAACTTGAAGAAG AATTGATGCTGCCTATGCTTGTAAAGGACGGCCTAATATCAGAGTACACGTTGTTATTCATAGCGGAAACCACAAATGATACGCAGGGATCCAAACAG cTGAGCTGCGCCATACGTTGGCTTCTGCCCCGCGCACCTCCGCACATCCCACTCTCCTGCCACACTTTGATGCAGCTTGTCGAAACCAGCTTGAGTTGTGAGTTCGGTCGCCGGGTGTCCGCTCACTGCCGGGagcgcgccgccgccggcctccCGCCGCAGGATCCCGCTCCCGTCGTCCAGCTGTACAACGCTGTCATCAGCCACGTTGCCGCTAAAGTGTCGTCGGAGGAGCTGTCAGAAATCTCGTGGCCGCCCGGAGAGTTCTGTCTGCCTGATAACGCCAAGTTTGTTCCGCATCTGGGATGGAACACCGGCCCGCACTTGGCCTGGCTGCGTGAAGCCGTCCTCAGCTTGAAGCTACCACAATGGAGGCAACTTTCAACTTCTG ATACCTGGTCTGAGCTGTGCGCAGCCATCCATCGCTACGTTGATCAGATCCAGGCGACGCGCAGCGGTCAACCCCTCATCACGTCGCGTCTGGAAAATCTTCTGGAGCGCGTCAGACTCAAAGGCCGCCACGGGAGAAGCATGAATTTGTGGGAGGAAACATGCGTCGCCTGCAGTCGGGTCCCTTGGGTTGACGTGATCGTCATCTGCATTGAGCACAAACTGAAAGACTGGCAGCTCCCTGGACCACCTGTCTGTCAAG ATGCTATGACGGAAGATGGCGAGATTCTGGTTTACTATCTCAGCGAGTCATTAAAGGGCTTCCAACCACCTGAGGAATGGATCAAGGCCGTCAGAATGACCCACAGGGAGAAACAGAGAGATGACAAAGG GACAAGTTCACCTACCTGCACGACACCTCACAACCTGACAATCAAGCAGAATTTGTTCCCAAGTGTGCTGGAGCCGCTGGAGGCCCAGGAAGCCCCTCTGGACATCTCCCATACGCCCACAGCAGTAGAGGTGCTCAGCCACAAGGTGTTCCAGACTTTAGAGGAAGAGAAGGCTGAAACGAAAAG GAGCACAGAGCAGCTCCAGCGTTGGCTCGAAGGCGGCGACTGCGTGCACTGGTCCACACCGCTCCTCCTCCCGTCCTCCATCCTGCTCTCCATGCCCGTTTTTGGAAGGCACAGACACTCAGCCAAGCCTTGTGATGCTCTTTTCACAAAG GAAGCTCAGAGCCCCGAGCCGCTGCAGAAAGACGAGCGGTCCCAGAGGAGTCGTTTGTCACTGACCGAGCGACTGAGAGATCTTCAGCAGCGGATTGAAGCCAGCCAAGAGGAAGAAATGGCCTGCAAACTGAAACTGAGTGCAATGATTAGCATTGTTGACGACTGA